A stretch of the Pseudomonas helvetica genome encodes the following:
- the minE gene encoding cell division topological specificity factor MinE produces the protein MNLFDFFRANKKVSTASVAKERLQIIVAHERGQRSTPDYLPALQKELVEVIRKYVNIGSDDVHVALENQGSCSILELNITLPDR, from the coding sequence ATGAATCTTTTTGACTTCTTTCGTGCCAACAAAAAAGTAAGCACCGCGTCGGTAGCGAAAGAGCGTCTACAGATCATCGTGGCGCATGAACGCGGCCAACGCAGTACCCCAGATTACCTGCCGGCCTTGCAGAAGGAACTGGTCGAGGTGATCCGCAAGTACGTCAATATCGGGTCCGATGACGTGCACGTCGCACTGGAAAACCAGGGCAGCTGCTCGATTCTGGAACTCAATATCACCCTGCCTGATCGCTGA
- a CDS encoding RluA family pseudouridine synthase, which translates to MPLSNIRIIHQDAAVLVVDKPTLLLSVPGRADDNKDCLITRLQENGYPEARIVHRLDWETSGIILLARDPDTHRELSRQFHDRETEKAYTALCWGQPELDSGSIDLPLRYDPPTKPRHVVDHEFGKHALTFWRVLERCGDWCRVELTPITGRSHQLRVHMLSIGHPLLGDGLYAHPQALAAWPRLCLHASMLSFTHPQSGERLRFECPAPF; encoded by the coding sequence ATGCCGCTGTCGAATATCCGCATCATCCATCAGGACGCCGCCGTACTGGTGGTGGACAAGCCTACCCTGCTGCTCTCCGTGCCCGGTCGCGCCGATGACAACAAGGACTGCCTGATCACCCGCCTGCAAGAAAACGGCTACCCGGAAGCGCGCATCGTCCATCGACTGGACTGGGAAACCTCCGGGATCATCCTGCTGGCCCGCGACCCCGATACCCATCGCGAACTGTCTCGACAGTTTCACGACCGCGAAACCGAAAAAGCCTACACCGCACTGTGCTGGGGCCAACCGGAACTGGACAGCGGCAGCATTGATTTGCCGTTGCGCTACGACCCGCCGACCAAACCCCGCCACGTGGTGGACCATGAGTTCGGCAAGCATGCACTGACCTTCTGGCGCGTGCTGGAACGTTGCGGCGACTGGTGCCGGGTGGAACTGACGCCGATTACCGGCCGCTCGCATCAGTTGCGCGTGCACATGCTCTCCATCGGTCATCCGTTGTTGGGTGACGGGCTTTACGCTCACCCGCAAGCCCTGGCTGCCTGGCCGCGCCTGTGCCTGCACGCCAGCATGCTCAGCTTCACCCACCCGCAAAGTGGCGAACGCTTGCGCTTCGAGTGCCCGGCACCGTTTTGA